A section of the Rummeliibacillus pycnus genome encodes:
- a CDS encoding nitrous oxide reductase accessory protein NosL, which produces MKKRLLIGIFTTLLFLQACGDKEYKPKEIVSETDVCKVCNMSIVSKDFAGEIALTNGDYEMFDDLGCLIEYMKGMNDKDLGEAFIKDQSGEKWLNVKTATYVYDKDIWTPMSYGVIAFKTKESAKNYIKKAGKGELLSFEDLRTFKWGVHH; this is translated from the coding sequence ATGAAAAAAAGATTGCTAATAGGTATTTTCACTACATTATTATTCCTACAAGCTTGTGGTGATAAAGAATATAAACCAAAAGAGATTGTAAGCGAAACGGATGTTTGTAAAGTTTGCAATATGAGTATTGTCTCTAAAGATTTTGCCGGTGAAATTGCCTTAACAAATGGTGATTATGAAATGTTTGATGATCTTGGTTGTTTAATCGAATATATGAAAGGTATGAACGATAAGGACTTAGGTGAAGCCTTTATCAAGGACCAAAGTGGGGAGAAATGGTTAAATGTCAAAACAGCAACCTACGTTTATGATAAAGATATATGGACACCAATGTCTTATGGTGTCATTGCTTTTAAAACAAAAGAAAGTGCAAAGAATTATATAAAAAAAGCAGGTAAGGGAGAACTATTAAGCTTTGAAGATTTAAGAACTTTTAAATGGGGTGTTCACCATTGA
- a CDS encoding ABC transporter permease gives MRNYLFIRLEWRQMLRSRWMQSVALLFVFVFASISLIQQMALPNVLGFTRQTASFLNLLLFLLPLFILTIGSMSVASDLESGWFSLLKTYPLTVMQYIIGKYIALLLSFTIILLLAFGVVLTMSGISEQFHFPTIFLGLSILTMLIFSSIAILCGILAKNRLHALAVSLVVWALSLLLLSYALMAIGTVVAGHILQKLTIVMIHINPAEWIRFGYFLFSEQTTVLGPSFYSFTKFYSSPVGYLLYTVITILWIGFPIVFAKWILEKRGRQI, from the coding sequence TTGAGAAATTACCTATTTATTCGTTTAGAATGGAGACAAATGCTACGTAGTCGTTGGATGCAATCGGTAGCATTACTCTTTGTTTTTGTCTTTGCATCGATTTCCCTTATCCAACAGATGGCTTTACCAAACGTTTTAGGCTTTACAAGACAAACTGCAAGTTTTTTAAATCTATTATTATTCCTACTGCCTTTATTTATCTTAACAATTGGAAGTATGAGTGTTGCAAGTGATTTAGAATCGGGGTGGTTTTCATTATTAAAAACCTATCCATTAACCGTTATGCAATATATTATAGGAAAATACATCGCCTTACTGTTATCCTTTACGATTATTCTGTTATTGGCTTTTGGTGTTGTATTAACTATGAGTGGAATTTCTGAACAATTTCATTTTCCTACTATTTTTTTAGGTTTATCTATTTTAACAATGCTTATTTTTTCATCTATTGCTATACTATGTGGAATTTTAGCCAAAAACCGTTTACATGCTTTAGCTGTATCACTGGTTGTATGGGCTTTGTCTTTATTGTTATTATCGTATGCTTTAATGGCAATTGGTACTGTGGTTGCGGGTCATATTTTACAAAAGTTAACCATTGTAATGATTCATATTAATCCAGCTGAATGGATTCGATTTGGTTATTTTCTTTTCTCTGAACAAACTACCGTATTAGGGCCATCATTTTATAGTTTTACTAAGTTTTACAGTTCTCCAGTAGGTTATTTACTTTATACAGTTATTACGATTTTATGGATCGGGTTCCCGATTGTATTCGCAAAATGGATATTGGAGAAAAGAGGGCGTCAAATATGA
- the nadE gene encoding ammonia-dependent NAD(+) synthetase: MTLQQEIIEELHVLPEINAKEEIRKSVDFLKDYVKKNTFLKGFVLGLSGGQDSTLTGKLAQLAVDELNQEAKEGKYSFWAIRLPYGIQADEQDCQDAINFIKPTKVYTVNIKPAVDAGVQSLKDAGIELSDFLKGNEKARERMKVQFAIAAHHNAVVLGTDHAAEAITGFFTKFGDGAADLTPIYRLNKRQGKAMLAELNCPKHLYEKTPTADLEEDRPSLPDEVALGVTYDQIDDYLEGKEIAEEARRKIEGHYLRSEHKRHLPITIFDDFWK; this comes from the coding sequence ATGACTTTACAACAAGAAATTATTGAAGAATTACATGTGCTTCCCGAAATTAATGCAAAAGAAGAAATTCGTAAATCCGTAGACTTTTTAAAAGACTATGTTAAAAAGAACACATTCTTAAAAGGATTTGTCCTTGGCTTATCAGGAGGTCAAGACTCTACTTTAACAGGTAAACTGGCACAGCTAGCTGTTGATGAATTAAATCAGGAAGCTAAAGAAGGAAAATATTCATTTTGGGCAATTCGTTTACCTTATGGTATACAAGCGGATGAACAAGATTGTCAAGACGCTATTAACTTTATCAAGCCAACAAAAGTATATACAGTCAATATAAAACCTGCAGTCGATGCAGGTGTTCAATCACTAAAAGATGCAGGTATAGAGCTTTCTGATTTCTTAAAAGGAAATGAAAAAGCACGAGAACGTATGAAAGTTCAATTTGCAATTGCCGCTCATCATAATGCTGTTGTACTTGGTACAGATCATGCGGCTGAAGCTATTACAGGCTTTTTCACAAAATTTGGTGATGGAGCTGCCGATCTCACACCTATTTATCGATTAAACAAACGTCAAGGTAAAGCAATGCTTGCTGAACTAAACTGTCCAAAACATTTATATGAAAAAACACCAACTGCCGACTTAGAAGAGGATCGCCCTTCTTTACCAGATGAAGTAGCCCTTGGCGTTACATATGACCAAATCGATGATTATTTAGAAGGAAAAGAAATTGCCGAAGAGGCTCGCCGAAAAATAGAAGGACATTATTTACGTTCTGAACATAAACGCCATCTACCTATTACAATTTTTGATGACTTTTGGAAATAA
- a CDS encoding right-handed parallel beta-helix repeat-containing protein, translated as MKRFWLLVAFFITSFCLIPQVQAKTVTLQQLIDQTPDGGVLHLKGKKYKENVTIRKSITIKGSNQTVIESNTQETAIKIEGTNKVNIENLTIQHAHLGIVAKNVQHFQIKDVTLINNWGGIQLYNSKNVMLRNLSIKGIHGHYSNKGNGIALFNSENVIATHNHIDHVQDGIYVENVNGIKLVANKIQNGRYSIHFMFVKNSQASNNTFNRNVTGIMLMMSENAILSTNKIMNQNGLNASGMTLFQSKNIKSVENIFQSNRTAISAQNLTNSKIVKNTFLMNQTAVELIRSNKKNSVRENDFVGNIVNLRSDGTTSNIARNYYDDYAGIDVNDDGIGDQTYVALQSFGQWMVRQPPYQYFIESPSVVLLNEMDRQTNVIEKVQLVDQTPMMHSAINMQQESTVSVGKVMIGLALIFSILWFWRKEIQR; from the coding sequence ATGAAACGATTTTGGCTACTAGTTGCTTTTTTTATCACTTCTTTTTGTCTGATCCCACAAGTTCAAGCAAAAACAGTAACTTTACAACAACTAATTGACCAAACGCCTGATGGGGGCGTATTGCATCTAAAAGGAAAAAAGTATAAAGAAAATGTTACCATTCGTAAATCTATTACAATTAAAGGTTCAAATCAAACTGTTATAGAAAGTAATACACAAGAAACTGCAATCAAAATAGAAGGTACAAATAAAGTGAATATTGAAAACTTGACGATTCAACACGCTCATTTAGGAATTGTGGCAAAGAATGTACAACATTTTCAAATCAAAGATGTGACTTTGATAAATAATTGGGGCGGCATTCAGCTTTATAACTCAAAGAATGTTATGCTGCGGAACCTTTCAATCAAAGGAATCCATGGACATTATTCTAATAAAGGAAATGGAATAGCTCTTTTTAATAGTGAGAATGTAATTGCAACGCATAACCATATTGATCATGTACAAGACGGAATTTATGTAGAAAATGTAAATGGAATCAAACTCGTTGCGAATAAGATTCAAAATGGTCGATATAGTATTCATTTTATGTTTGTAAAAAATAGTCAAGCAAGCAACAATACATTTAACAGAAATGTAACTGGAATTATGTTAATGATGTCAGAAAATGCAATACTCTCAACAAATAAAATCATGAATCAAAATGGATTGAATGCATCCGGAATGACTTTATTCCAATCCAAAAATATTAAAAGTGTTGAGAACATATTCCAATCGAATCGTACCGCCATTTCTGCTCAAAATTTAACAAATTCAAAAATAGTGAAGAATACTTTTTTGATGAATCAAACAGCAGTCGAATTAATTCGATCCAATAAAAAAAACAGTGTAAGGGAAAATGATTTTGTTGGTAATATTGTGAATCTCCGATCTGATGGGACAACTAGTAATATCGCTCGAAATTATTATGATGACTATGCAGGGATTGATGTGAATGATGATGGTATTGGGGATCAAACATATGTTGCACTACAAAGTTTTGGACAATGGATGGTGAGACAACCACCATATCAATACTTTATCGAATCACCAAGTGTTGTTTTGTTAAATGAAATGGACCGACAAACGAATGTAATTGAGAAAGTACAATTAGTTGATCAAACACCAATGATGCATAGTGCAATTAATATGCAACAAGAAAGTACAGTGAGTGTTGGAAAAGTTATGATAGGATTAGCTCTCATCTTCTCAATACTATGGTTTTGGAGAAAGGAAATACAACGATGA
- a CDS encoding ABC transporter ATP-binding protein, producing MIVEGKNIVKRYSKEQGLLDVSFTLHDGRIIALAGGNGAGKSTLIRLLIGEEKPSSGELNWKIKRSIRYMPDDVNFPPTLTALEILQLLSGLKNIPFKEIEIVLKRVGLWEYKKQRVRQFSKGMRQRLNLAQALLGDEQLLILDEPTNGLDIRWIAELKNILQEQKDLGKTILFSTHLLSFAEELADDVLLLHEGKVLKQGDIYSVLQQSKTNHLEELFMHEIGLKKK from the coding sequence ATGATTGTTGAAGGGAAAAACATAGTAAAAAGATATTCAAAAGAGCAAGGATTACTTGATGTTTCGTTTACTTTACATGATGGAAGGATCATTGCTTTGGCGGGTGGAAATGGTGCAGGTAAAAGTACGTTGATTCGTCTACTAATTGGAGAGGAAAAGCCAAGTAGTGGCGAACTAAATTGGAAGATAAAACGTTCCATTCGCTATATGCCAGATGATGTGAATTTTCCACCAACTTTAACTGCTCTTGAGATTTTACAGTTACTTTCTGGCTTAAAGAATATTCCATTCAAAGAAATCGAAATAGTGTTAAAACGAGTTGGATTATGGGAATATAAAAAACAAAGAGTTCGGCAATTTTCTAAAGGGATGAGGCAACGATTAAATTTAGCTCAAGCTTTATTGGGAGACGAACAACTACTTATTTTAGATGAACCAACAAATGGATTAGATATTCGTTGGATTGCTGAGTTGAAGAATATTTTACAAGAACAAAAGGATCTTGGAAAAACGATTCTATTTTCAACACATCTCCTATCATTTGCAGAAGAACTTGCAGATGATGTCCTCCTATTACATGAAGGGAAAGTTCTAAAACAAGGAGATATTTACTCTGTTTTACAACAATCAAAAACAAATCATTTAGAAGAACTTTTTATGCATGAAATCGGTTTAAAAAAGAAATAA
- a CDS encoding nitrous oxide reductase accessory protein NosL: MKKQLGTVLIITTLLLGACGQNSAKTTNQQTTEQTTEQTAGQATNASNAVDKRLKEPTKDTVCEFCNMKVFDAKQELGAFTAQAIKKDGSTIFFDDIGCMLNQERKDKVTYEKFVRDYNSKDWFKLDDAIIVKADIKTPMNYGYAFFKDQKSADAFMKEHKDAQVVQVSDIDEVAHKRYEMKMKKMQDMKNNDSNKKMDMHSDDSNSDSQK; encoded by the coding sequence ATGAAAAAGCAATTAGGAACTGTACTTATTATAACTACATTATTGCTAGGGGCATGTGGACAAAATAGTGCCAAAACAACAAATCAACAAACTACTGAACAAACTACTGAACAAACTGCCGGACAAGCAACTAATGCTAGTAATGCTGTGGATAAACGCTTAAAAGAACCCACAAAAGATACGGTTTGTGAATTTTGCAATATGAAGGTATTTGATGCAAAACAAGAATTGGGTGCTTTTACTGCTCAAGCAATTAAAAAAGATGGCTCCACTATTTTCTTTGATGATATAGGGTGTATGTTAAACCAAGAGCGAAAAGATAAAGTTACCTACGAAAAATTTGTACGTGACTACAACTCAAAAGATTGGTTCAAATTAGATGACGCTATTATTGTAAAAGCAGACATAAAAACACCAATGAACTATGGATATGCATTCTTCAAGGATCAAAAAAGTGCAGATGCATTTATGAAAGAACATAAAGATGCTCAAGTTGTTCAAGTATCCGATATTGACGAAGTTGCTCATAAGCGATACGAAATGAAAATGAAGAAAATGCAAGATATGAAAAATAATGATTCAAATAAAAAGATGGATATGCATTCAGATGATAGCAATTCAGATAGTCAAAAATAA